From the genome of Gemmatimonadaceae bacterium, one region includes:
- a CDS encoding tetratricopeptide repeat protein codes for MNSSDPQGADAALGAARAAIGRLAPSSHPDELAADLLDAWSAVEDALRAAIGGSGTAGMQLVREARRRQLLTFDQANALAALSAARDRAGDTEYRPTTTDIEAAHQALTALDASLGAAARSSGGAGTAATMPVAPPRPLLEAMTPPGRLESVPEPVDGPTPAGQRRVSHTGRWLVLVAVTIVVAAAASGTYYWLGGPRRDGVLRQAMTEYEAGNLDAATADFRRAALIDPGYAITHVYLARIARRTGNLAAANDELQLALTADPTNFVALREMGDYLFTAGQYELARKFYVRAVSANPEDPAAQGYLGCTLVKLGRIDEGERWITRAGPGVWTRCVSGATPPDTLH; via the coding sequence GTGAATTCGTCGGACCCGCAGGGCGCGGACGCCGCGCTCGGCGCCGCCCGCGCCGCGATCGGCCGCCTCGCTCCGTCGAGCCATCCCGATGAGTTGGCCGCCGATCTGCTCGACGCGTGGTCGGCCGTGGAGGACGCCCTGCGCGCCGCCATCGGCGGCAGTGGTACGGCCGGCATGCAACTCGTGCGCGAAGCCCGCCGCCGCCAACTGCTCACGTTCGATCAGGCCAACGCGCTCGCCGCGCTCTCCGCCGCGCGCGACCGCGCCGGTGACACGGAGTATCGCCCCACGACCACGGATATCGAGGCCGCGCACCAGGCCCTGACGGCGCTCGATGCCTCGCTCGGGGCTGCCGCCCGTTCGTCGGGCGGAGCGGGGACCGCCGCGACCATGCCGGTTGCCCCGCCGCGCCCCCTACTCGAGGCCATGACACCGCCCGGACGGCTGGAATCGGTGCCCGAGCCAGTGGATGGCCCAACGCCCGCTGGCCAGCGGCGCGTGTCGCACACCGGCCGGTGGCTGGTCCTGGTGGCCGTAACGATCGTGGTCGCGGCTGCTGCGAGCGGCACGTATTACTGGCTCGGCGGCCCACGGCGCGACGGCGTGCTCCGGCAGGCGATGACGGAATACGAAGCCGGTAATCTCGATGCCGCGACCGCGGACTTCCGGCGTGCCGCGCTCATCGACCCCGGCTATGCGATCACGCACGTCTACCTGGCCCGCATCGCCCGCCGCACCGGCAACCTCGCGGCGGCCAACGACGAGTTGCAACTCGCCCTCACCGCCGACCCAACCAACTTCGTGGCCCTGCGCGAGATGGGAGATTATCTGTTCACGGCCGGCCAGTACGAGTTGGCGCGGAAATTCTACGTGCGGGCCGTGTCGGCCAATCCCGAAGACCCCGCCGCCCAGGGATACCTGGGGTGCACGCTCGTCAAGCTCGGGCGCATCGACGAGGGCGAGCGGTGGATCACGCGCGCCGGCCCCGGCGTGTGGACGCGGTGCGTCTCCGGGGCAACCCCGCCCGATACGCTGCACTGA
- a CDS encoding pitrilysin family protein: MPRRAGSSRAGYHSQIMTELLDPATVRRCVLANGLTVLVRRDPSAPVAAIVTHVRAGYFDETDDVVGIAHVLEHMFFKGTPRRGVGEIAKQTKAVGGYLNAGTIYDHTVYYTVVRASGFSEALDIQADAYNNSLIDPGELGRELEVIIQEAKRKADNPGAVATETLYEMLFDRHRMRRWRIGREDGLRRLTRDDVVGFYRNFYRPGTTILSVVGDVDPDRALREIEARYGGAPAGAPLRTPGPVETGLPDFRYRELSGDIAQAQLAFGWRTVPPLHADTPALELLAAILGQGRASRLYRAVRERQLASSVSAYDYAPTEVGVFVVHAEGQPGTLVEAARAAWSAVLGVREHGVSDAEVERAQRIFEARFIRRLEDMEGQANHLAEWESLGGWRLGDAFYDRLMACTAADVARVARTYLDPSGAGVLAYRPASSPVVVRDAAAMREMLDAVQPAIPSARSMPAVGGPVAARTGAAFVREEAGVRVYRTARGVPVLVRRKAGSPMAHMGVFVDGGAIAETDATAGLTALMTRTALKGTRSRSAEEIAELGESLGGSVNAAVGGESFGWSISVPARHYAEAMVLLADVTQHATVPDAALETERATALSEAIAMRDDMYGYPMQMALRAAYPSHPYGRPTGGTEASLRAITVDAVRAWHASRVRQSAAVVGVVGDADPDALADTAARAFGELEYAPGPTVGAPTWPAVVETAVEARDKAQTALLMLFPGPSRLDDDRYAAGLVAGIASGLGGRFFDELREKQSLAYTVHAFAAERRLAGAFGAYIAMSPEREEVARAGLLAEFAKLVETPVTAEELAHAQTYALGVHDIRLQRGGAVLSDVIGAWLDGRLAELDEFEARVRAVTARSIQALARRYFDPARRVEGIVRGVGKTV, from the coding sequence GTGCCGCGGCGCGCCGGGTCGTCACGCGCCGGCTATCATTCGCAGATCATGACCGAACTCCTCGATCCGGCCACCGTGCGCCGCTGCGTCCTTGCCAACGGCCTCACCGTACTCGTCCGCCGCGACCCGTCGGCACCGGTGGCGGCCATCGTCACCCACGTCAGAGCGGGATACTTCGACGAGACCGACGACGTCGTCGGTATCGCCCACGTGCTGGAGCACATGTTCTTCAAGGGCACGCCCCGCCGGGGCGTGGGCGAGATCGCCAAGCAGACCAAGGCCGTGGGCGGCTACCTCAACGCCGGGACGATCTACGACCACACCGTGTATTACACGGTGGTGCGCGCCTCCGGGTTCAGCGAGGCACTCGACATCCAGGCCGACGCTTATAACAATTCATTAATAGACCCCGGCGAGTTGGGACGCGAACTGGAGGTCATCATCCAGGAGGCCAAGCGCAAGGCCGACAACCCGGGCGCCGTGGCCACCGAGACGCTGTACGAGATGCTCTTCGACCGCCATCGCATGCGGCGCTGGCGCATCGGGCGCGAGGACGGCCTGCGCCGACTCACGCGCGATGACGTGGTTGGGTTCTACCGGAACTTCTATCGTCCCGGCACGACCATTCTCAGCGTCGTCGGCGACGTCGACCCCGACCGGGCGCTGCGCGAGATCGAGGCGCGGTACGGCGGCGCGCCGGCCGGCGCGCCGTTGCGCACGCCCGGGCCCGTCGAAACCGGATTGCCCGACTTCCGATACCGCGAACTGAGCGGCGACATCGCGCAGGCCCAGCTCGCGTTCGGGTGGCGCACGGTGCCCCCGCTCCACGCCGATACGCCGGCCCTGGAATTGCTGGCCGCGATTCTCGGTCAGGGGCGCGCATCGCGGCTCTACCGCGCCGTGCGCGAACGTCAGCTCGCCTCGTCGGTGAGTGCCTACGACTACGCCCCGACCGAGGTCGGCGTGTTCGTGGTACACGCCGAAGGGCAGCCCGGCACCCTCGTCGAGGCCGCGCGCGCCGCATGGAGCGCGGTGCTGGGCGTCCGCGAGCACGGCGTGTCCGACGCCGAGGTGGAGCGCGCGCAGCGCATCTTCGAGGCGCGGTTCATCCGTCGTCTGGAGGACATGGAAGGGCAGGCGAACCACCTGGCCGAATGGGAATCGCTTGGCGGCTGGCGGCTGGGCGACGCGTTCTACGACCGGCTGATGGCGTGCACCGCGGCCGACGTGGCGCGCGTCGCGCGGACGTATCTCGATCCGTCCGGGGCCGGCGTCCTCGCCTACCGCCCCGCGTCGTCGCCGGTCGTGGTCCGCGACGCGGCTGCCATGCGCGAGATGCTCGACGCAGTGCAGCCGGCCATTCCTTCTGCCCGGTCGATGCCCGCCGTGGGCGGCCCCGTGGCGGCGCGGACCGGGGCTGCGTTCGTGCGGGAGGAGGCGGGGGTGCGTGTGTATCGTACGGCGCGCGGCGTCCCCGTGCTCGTGCGCCGCAAGGCCGGCTCGCCGATGGCGCATATGGGGGTGTTCGTCGATGGCGGGGCGATCGCGGAAACGGACGCCACGGCGGGCCTCACCGCGCTCATGACGCGTACGGCGCTCAAGGGTACGCGCTCACGATCGGCCGAGGAGATCGCCGAGTTGGGCGAGTCGCTGGGCGGGAGCGTGAATGCGGCCGTGGGCGGCGAGAGTTTCGGGTGGTCCATTTCGGTACCGGCGCGGCACTATGCCGAAGCCATGGTCCTGCTGGCCGACGTGACCCAGCACGCCACGGTGCCCGATGCGGCGCTGGAGACGGAGCGGGCCACCGCGCTGTCCGAGGCGATCGCGATGCGCGACGACATGTACGGGTACCCGATGCAGATGGCGTTGCGCGCGGCGTATCCGTCGCATCCGTACGGCCGGCCGACCGGAGGCACCGAGGCGTCACTGCGGGCGATCACCGTCGACGCCGTGCGCGCCTGGCACGCGTCGCGCGTGCGGCAATCGGCGGCGGTGGTCGGGGTGGTCGGTGATGCGGACCCCGACGCCCTGGCCGACACCGCCGCCCGCGCATTTGGAGAACTGGAATACGCACCGGGGCCGACGGTGGGCGCACCGACGTGGCCGGCGGTCGTCGAAACGGCTGTCGAGGCGCGCGACAAGGCGCAGACCGCGCTGCTCATGCTCTTTCCCGGCCCTTCCCGATTGGATGACGACCGCTATGCGGCCGGACTGGTGGCGGGCATCGCCAGCGGCCTGGGCGGGCGCTTCTTCGATGAACTGCGCGAGAAGCAGTCGCTGGCCTACACCGTGCACGCGTTCGCCGCCGAGCGGCGGCTGGCCGGCGCCTTCGGGGCCTACATCGCCATGTCTCCCGAGCGCGAAGAGGTGGCACGTGCCGGCCTGCTCGCGGAGTTCGCCAAGCTTGTCGAGACGCCGGTGACGGCGGAGGAATTGGCGCATGCGCAGACGTACGCGCTGGGCGTGCACGACATCCGGCTGCAGCGCGGTGGGGCCGTGTTGAGCGACGTGATCGGGGCTTGGCTCGACGGCCGCCTGGCCGAGCTGGACGAATTCGAGGCTCGCGTGCGAGCCGTGACCGCCCGGAGCATCCAGGCACTGGCGCGGCGCTACTTCGATCCGGCGCGCCGCGTGGAAGGCATCGTGCGCGGCGTCGGCAAGACGGTGTAG
- a CDS encoding DMT family protein, whose product MSIVFKTVGLLILSNTFMTFAWYAHLRNLSDRKWYVAAVISWSIAFFEYMFQVPANRIGYQTLTLGQLKMIQEMVTLSVFVPFAIFYMKQPPRLDFLWAGLCMVGAAYFMFRAA is encoded by the coding sequence ATGTCAATCGTCTTCAAGACCGTCGGTCTGCTGATCCTGTCCAACACGTTCATGACGTTCGCCTGGTACGCCCACCTGCGGAACCTGTCCGACCGTAAGTGGTACGTAGCCGCGGTCATCAGCTGGTCGATCGCGTTCTTCGAATACATGTTCCAGGTGCCGGCCAACCGCATCGGCTACCAGACGCTCACCCTCGGCCAGCTGAAGATGATCCAGGAGATGGTGACGCTGTCGGTGTTCGTGCCGTTCGCCATCTTCTACATGAAGCAGCCACCGCGCCTGGACTTCTTGTGGGCCGGTCTCTGCATGGTGGGCGCTGCGTATTTCATGTTCCGCGCCGCGTGA
- a CDS encoding cyclic nucleotide-binding domain-containing protein — MPDVVALLRHVAIFRDLDTAELSAIAELCKEETFVSGEYIFHEGEAGNRLYLITDGEVRISRDVPGSGEEALAILKAGAVFGEMAVFDRSERSTHAISNGGTTALTINRPDFEMLMDFNRELAYKVLWAVVRLLSTRLRQTNDSLRSFLAMSMF, encoded by the coding sequence ATGCCGGATGTGGTCGCGCTCCTACGTCACGTGGCGATCTTCAGAGATCTCGACACTGCCGAACTCTCGGCCATCGCCGAGTTGTGCAAGGAGGAGACATTCGTCTCCGGGGAGTACATCTTCCACGAAGGCGAAGCAGGGAACCGGCTGTACCTGATCACCGACGGCGAGGTGCGAATCAGCCGCGACGTCCCGGGCAGCGGAGAGGAGGCCCTCGCCATCCTCAAGGCGGGCGCCGTGTTCGGCGAGATGGCGGTATTCGACCGGAGCGAGCGCTCCACGCACGCCATCTCCAACGGCGGCACCACGGCGCTCACGATCAACCGCCCCGACTTCGAGATGTTGATGGACTTCAATCGCGAGCTGGCCTACAAGGTCCTGTGGGCGGTGGTGCGCCTGCTCTCGACGCGCCTGCGCCAGACCAACGACTCGCTCCGGTCGTTCCTCGCGATGTCGATGTTCTGA
- a CDS encoding CDP-alcohol phosphatidyltransferase family protein, whose amino-acid sequence MHARRGLRHVPNWISLSRLVMAGAFVGSDATETRITLIGLAAATDFLDGYIARRAQVTSRWGALLDPIADRVFVLTAVSTFLFTGAIGTLGYFVIIFRDLMTAVGFLVARIIPWLRPVEFRARPLGKLVTVLQLGTFAAIILRPAWVTPLLAGVFAASVWAVVDYTLALWRARVQ is encoded by the coding sequence ATGCACGCGCGGCGGGGCCTGCGACATGTACCCAACTGGATCTCCCTGTCCCGGCTCGTGATGGCGGGCGCGTTCGTGGGCAGCGATGCGACGGAGACTCGCATCACGCTGATCGGTCTCGCGGCTGCCACCGACTTCCTGGATGGCTACATCGCCCGCCGCGCGCAGGTGACCAGCCGGTGGGGCGCGCTACTCGACCCGATTGCCGACCGCGTGTTCGTGCTCACCGCGGTGTCGACCTTCCTGTTCACCGGCGCCATCGGCACCCTGGGCTACTTCGTGATCATCTTCCGCGATCTGATGACCGCGGTGGGGTTCCTGGTGGCGCGCATCATTCCCTGGCTGCGCCCGGTGGAATTCCGCGCGCGGCCCCTGGGCAAGCTGGTGACCGTGCTGCAACTGGGCACGTTCGCGGCGATCATCCTGCGACCGGCCTGGGTCACGCCGTTGCTCGCTGGGGTGTTCGCGGCGTCGGTGTGGGCGGTCGTGGACTACACGCTCGCGCTCTGGCGCGCGCGCGTGCAGTGA
- a CDS encoding thioredoxin domain-containing protein, which yields MAKQRASGGKQPNPVKRSKTSPATRGFYILLGVIAVVGIAALSYLAAKPKAGASQWDSTLPKLTAMGHVEGSDSAQLEVIEFADFECPICSQFATLTEPDIRTHLIDSGVVRIRYMDFPLPMHANTWNAHRAAWCAGDQGKFWQMHDAIYRYQDSWNTEATDNPDKVLAGIAKGIGLDMNQYTTCINAKKYQAQLQANELEAERRHIDATPTFVFGNTVVANYLTYDQFKAQVDQALAAKKAAEKK from the coding sequence ATGGCGAAGCAGCGAGCGAGCGGCGGCAAGCAGCCGAACCCGGTGAAACGGAGCAAGACTTCGCCCGCGACACGCGGATTCTACATCCTGCTCGGCGTGATTGCGGTGGTAGGCATCGCCGCGCTCTCCTATCTCGCCGCGAAGCCCAAGGCCGGAGCATCCCAGTGGGACAGCACTCTGCCCAAACTGACCGCGATGGGGCACGTCGAGGGAAGCGACAGCGCCCAGCTCGAGGTCATCGAGTTCGCCGATTTCGAGTGCCCGATCTGCAGCCAGTTCGCCACGCTCACGGAACCCGACATCCGGACGCACCTGATCGACTCAGGGGTGGTGCGCATTCGATACATGGACTTTCCCCTGCCGATGCACGCCAACACCTGGAACGCGCACCGGGCCGCCTGGTGCGCCGGCGACCAGGGCAAGTTCTGGCAGATGCACGACGCCATCTATCGGTATCAGGACAGCTGGAACACCGAGGCCACCGACAACCCCGACAAAGTGCTCGCGGGAATCGCCAAGGGAATCGGCCTCGACATGAATCAGTACACGACGTGCATCAACGCCAAGAAGTATCAGGCGCAACTCCAGGCCAATGAGCTCGAGGCGGAACGCCGCCACATCGACGCCACACCCACGTTCGTGTTCGGGAACACCGTCGTCGCCAACTACCTGACGTACGACCAGTTCAAGGCGCAGGTGGACCAAGCATTGGCCGCGAAGAAGGCCGCCGAGAAGAAATGA
- a CDS encoding vitamin K epoxide reductase family protein has product MTRRMVLAVLALFGVLLATYLTLHHLGIIGTLACGTGACELVQSSRWARVLGIHVAVWGLVYYAALFVVAFAGTQERLSDDRRISLILLGLTGWGALFTAWLIYVELFRIHAICRWCMGSAAIVAALFVVALLDYRAQATTVVRE; this is encoded by the coding sequence ATGACCCGACGTATGGTGCTGGCCGTGCTCGCGCTGTTCGGCGTGCTCCTGGCCACGTATCTGACCCTCCACCATTTGGGGATCATCGGCACGCTCGCCTGTGGAACGGGTGCGTGCGAGCTGGTCCAGTCCAGTCGCTGGGCACGGGTGCTCGGCATCCACGTAGCCGTGTGGGGCCTGGTGTACTACGCGGCCCTGTTCGTCGTGGCTTTCGCCGGCACTCAGGAGCGTCTGTCCGACGACCGACGCATTTCGCTGATCCTGCTCGGCCTCACGGGCTGGGGTGCGCTGTTCACGGCCTGGCTCATCTACGTCGAGTTGTTTCGCATTCACGCCATCTGCCGGTGGTGCATGGGCTCGGCGGCGATTGTGGCCGCCCTGTTCGTCGTCGCCCTGCTTGACTATCGCGCGCAAGCGACCACAGTAGTTCGCGAATAG
- a CDS encoding (2Fe-2S)-binding protein — MPSFVLTVNGAKQTVSAEADAPLLWVLRDQLQMTGTKFGCGVGACCACAVHVDGDFARSCQWTVADAAGHRITTIEALSASPIGHRLQQAWIDEQVPQCGYCQSGQLMAAAALLTSTPHPTDADIDNGMSDNICRCATYLRIRRAIHRAAGEGAK; from the coding sequence ATGCCTTCCTTCGTGCTCACCGTGAACGGCGCCAAGCAGACGGTGTCGGCAGAGGCCGACGCTCCGTTGCTCTGGGTGCTGCGCGACCAACTGCAGATGACCGGCACCAAGTTCGGGTGCGGCGTGGGTGCCTGTTGCGCCTGCGCCGTGCACGTCGACGGCGACTTTGCGCGGTCGTGCCAGTGGACCGTGGCCGACGCGGCGGGCCACCGGATCACGACCATCGAGGCGCTCTCGGCCTCGCCCATCGGACACCGCCTGCAGCAGGCCTGGATCGACGAGCAGGTGCCGCAGTGCGGGTACTGTCAGTCGGGGCAACTGATGGCGGCGGCGGCGCTGCTCACGTCCACCCCGCATCCGACGGATGCCGACATCGACAACGGCATGAGCGACAACATCTGTCGCTGCGCCACGTACCTACGCATCCGCCGCGCCATCCACCGCGCGGCCGGGGAGGGGGCGAAATGA
- a CDS encoding xanthine dehydrogenase family protein molybdopterin-binding subunit, with protein MKNRTISRRQFVAVSAGTGAALVLGFSTLDALTAKVAPGEPGPGGWTPNLWLSVDPDGTVTLQSAKSEMGQGVWTAMPMIVAEELDADWSKVRVERAPTNGKYNTGTGGSTSTRTSYMPLRKAGATARAMLVAAAAARWGVPASECTTNASVVTHGPSKRSATYGDLASLAAGQPLPTGDVPLKDPADFRIIGKSTPRLDIPAKVDGTIQFGIDVGVKNMLVAAVARCPVFGGSLKSVDDAKARAMDGVRQVVKLDAVERMLPARVAVLADTTWTAMKARDALAITWDPGPNAHYSTAAANAEYHARLNDAADVTGTKGAVRAAGAGEQLVEAVYEFPLLAHACMEPMNCTADVRADGVEIWAPSQSPDSIRTGVAQFLKVSPDSVIVHCTFLGGGFGRRSQTDYAIEAVELSKAAGRPVKVIWSREEDIQHDFYRVDGIQRMRAVIDAQGNLVSWEDRVVGPSLEAYAFPGRAGGRHFDSAKAPPYAIANYKLEMVLVSSPVPIWFWRSVANSQDGYCMEAFMDECAHAARKDPVQYRLAMLQENPRAAHVVQLAADKAGWGTPLPKGRGRGFAFYDYDGTLVAQVVEAEVPANGKVKVTRVVCAFDCGQLINPDTVVAQVESAVGWALSAAVYGEITVKDGAVQQSNFTDYKVARMNEMPPVEVYLVENHELPTGVGEPGVPPFAPALLSAIFAATGVRVRKLPIKDALNGNATTSTQ; from the coding sequence ATGAAGAACAGGACGATCAGTCGCCGCCAATTCGTGGCCGTCTCGGCCGGCACCGGCGCGGCACTCGTGCTCGGCTTCAGCACGCTCGACGCGCTGACCGCCAAGGTGGCCCCGGGCGAACCGGGCCCCGGTGGTTGGACGCCGAACCTCTGGCTCAGCGTCGATCCCGATGGCACGGTCACGCTCCAGTCCGCCAAGTCGGAGATGGGGCAGGGCGTGTGGACGGCCATGCCGATGATCGTGGCCGAGGAACTCGACGCCGATTGGAGCAAGGTGCGCGTCGAACGCGCCCCCACCAACGGCAAGTACAACACCGGTACCGGCGGCAGCACGAGCACCCGCACCTCGTACATGCCGCTCCGGAAAGCGGGTGCCACCGCGCGCGCCATGCTGGTGGCGGCCGCGGCCGCCAGATGGGGCGTGCCCGCATCGGAATGCACGACAAACGCGAGCGTGGTGACCCACGGCCCGTCCAAGCGCAGCGCCACGTACGGTGACCTGGCCTCGCTGGCCGCCGGGCAGCCCCTTCCCACGGGCGACGTGCCGCTCAAGGATCCGGCCGATTTCCGGATCATCGGCAAGTCCACACCGCGGCTCGACATTCCGGCCAAGGTAGACGGCACGATACAGTTCGGGATCGACGTGGGGGTGAAGAACATGCTCGTGGCGGCTGTGGCTCGCTGTCCGGTGTTCGGCGGCTCGCTCAAAAGCGTGGACGACGCCAAGGCGCGCGCCATGGACGGCGTTCGCCAGGTCGTGAAGCTCGACGCCGTCGAACGCATGCTGCCGGCGCGGGTGGCGGTGCTGGCCGATACGACCTGGACGGCCATGAAGGCGCGTGACGCGCTGGCCATCACCTGGGATCCGGGGCCGAATGCGCACTACTCCACCGCCGCCGCCAACGCCGAGTACCATGCCCGGCTCAACGACGCCGCCGACGTCACGGGCACCAAGGGCGCGGTGCGGGCTGCCGGTGCCGGCGAGCAGCTGGTCGAGGCGGTGTACGAATTCCCGCTGCTCGCGCACGCATGCATGGAGCCCATGAACTGCACCGCCGACGTGCGCGCCGACGGCGTGGAGATCTGGGCTCCGTCGCAATCGCCCGACAGCATCCGGACCGGTGTGGCGCAGTTCCTCAAGGTGTCGCCCGATTCGGTGATCGTGCACTGCACCTTCCTCGGCGGCGGATTCGGCCGCCGCTCGCAGACCGACTATGCCATCGAGGCGGTGGAACTCTCGAAGGCGGCTGGGCGGCCGGTCAAGGTGATCTGGTCGCGCGAGGAGGACATCCAGCACGACTTCTACCGGGTGGACGGCATCCAGCGTATGCGCGCGGTGATCGACGCCCAGGGCAACCTCGTGAGTTGGGAGGACCGCGTGGTCGGTCCGTCGCTCGAGGCGTACGCGTTTCCGGGACGGGCAGGCGGCCGCCATTTCGACTCGGCCAAAGCGCCGCCCTACGCCATTGCCAACTACAAGTTGGAGATGGTGCTCGTGTCGAGCCCGGTGCCGATCTGGTTCTGGCGCTCGGTGGCCAATTCGCAGGATGGATACTGCATGGAAGCCTTCATGGACGAATGCGCGCACGCGGCGCGCAAGGACCCGGTGCAGTACCGCCTGGCGATGCTCCAGGAGAATCCGCGGGCGGCGCACGTGGTGCAGCTGGCGGCCGACAAGGCCGGGTGGGGCACGCCGCTGCCCAAGGGCCGTGGACGCGGATTCGCGTTCTACGACTACGATGGCACGCTGGTGGCGCAGGTCGTCGAGGCCGAGGTGCCGGCGAATGGCAAGGTGAAGGTGACGCGCGTGGTGTGCGCGTTCGATTGCGGCCAGTTGATCAACCCCGACACCGTGGTCGCACAGGTGGAGAGCGCCGTGGGGTGGGCGCTGAGCGCCGCGGTATACGGCGAGATCACGGTGAAGGACGGCGCCGTGCAGCAGAGCAATTTCACCGACTACAAAGTGGCGCGCATGAACGAGATGCCGCCGGTGGAGGTGTATCTGGTGGAGAATCACGAGTTGCCCACCGGCGTGGGCGAACCGGGCGTGCCTCCATTTGCGCCGGCCCTCCTCAGCGCGATCTTCGCGGCGACGGGTGTGCGCGTGCGGAAACTGCCGATCAAGGACGCGTTGAACGGGAACGCGACGACTTCGACGCAGTAA
- a CDS encoding GNAT family protein, translating into MRIGWTSVGLPWLRTAVNTEAKYLMMRHAFETLGCLRVEFKTDVLNERSRRAILRLGAKQEGILRSHMVVQGGRIRDSVYDSVIAEEWPDVRGRLERMLGAGG; encoded by the coding sequence GTGAGGATCGGTTGGACGTCGGTGGGACTCCCCTGGCTGCGCACGGCGGTGAACACGGAGGCGAAGTATCTGATGATGCGCCACGCCTTCGAGACCCTGGGGTGCCTCCGGGTGGAATTCAAGACGGACGTGCTGAACGAACGCTCCCGCCGGGCCATCCTGCGACTCGGCGCCAAGCAGGAAGGAATTCTGAGAAGTCATATGGTGGTGCAGGGCGGGCGCATCCGCGACTCGGTGTACGACAGCGTGATCGCCGAGGAGTGGCCGGATGTCAGGGGGCGATTGGAGCGGATGTTGGGGGCAGGAGGGTAA